Proteins encoded in a region of the Roseateles sp. SL47 genome:
- a CDS encoding FAD-dependent monooxygenase: protein MSESTARHAFGASRFSSASRAEASSQATAGASSSLRLAVVGAGPAGLALALLAARYLPLAQISLFDARPLERDVSKDPRTLALSLGSIQLLQRLKVWPAAHAQPIREVHVSQAPPTLRSPWFGASGEPEVRISASEQGVDQLGAVLSYGQLVAPLQAAWQAAAALEPARLFTRFGQPVTGMKQDTAGEVEIDAGIVERFDLAIVAEGGVFAEQARKALSHDYRQNAWVGTVTLSPGTPAGVAYERFTRRGPLALLPLPDQDGRRRAALVWCQPQDEDEVASLSDAQRLMVIQHQLPDAVGPLLDISALKCFPLGLNAERTLVEGRCVRIGNAAQTLHPVAGQGLNLGLRDAFSLVEALRRQASVDAALRRVEFQRAPDRWATIVTTDALARSFVWRWPGLPAARGMGLAALQALPPVKRMLAQQMMFGRR, encoded by the coding sequence ATGTCAGAGTCCACTGCCCGCCACGCCTTTGGTGCTTCTCGCTTTTCCAGTGCGTCCCGCGCTGAGGCCTCGTCGCAGGCCACTGCGGGTGCGTCCTCGTCCCTGAGGCTGGCCGTGGTGGGGGCCGGGCCGGCCGGTCTGGCCCTGGCGCTGCTGGCGGCACGTTATCTGCCGCTGGCGCAGATCAGCCTGTTTGATGCACGCCCGCTGGAGCGGGATGTGTCCAAAGACCCGCGCACCTTGGCCCTGTCCCTGGGCAGCATCCAATTGCTGCAACGATTGAAGGTGTGGCCGGCGGCGCATGCGCAGCCCATTCGTGAAGTCCACGTCAGCCAGGCCCCGCCCACGCTGCGGAGCCCATGGTTCGGTGCTTCGGGAGAGCCCGAGGTGCGGATCTCGGCCTCGGAGCAGGGCGTCGATCAATTGGGCGCCGTGCTGAGTTATGGGCAACTCGTGGCCCCGCTCCAGGCCGCCTGGCAAGCCGCAGCGGCCTTGGAGCCGGCGCGCTTGTTCACCCGCTTTGGTCAGCCGGTGACCGGCATGAAGCAGGACACGGCGGGTGAGGTGGAGATCGACGCGGGCATTGTTGAACGTTTTGATCTGGCCATCGTGGCCGAAGGCGGGGTGTTTGCCGAGCAGGCGCGCAAGGCGCTCAGCCACGACTATCGGCAAAACGCATGGGTGGGCACGGTGACCTTGTCTCCGGGCACACCGGCGGGTGTCGCCTATGAGCGCTTCACACGTCGGGGGCCACTGGCGCTGTTGCCGCTCCCTGATCAGGACGGACGCCGTCGCGCTGCGCTGGTGTGGTGCCAGCCGCAGGACGAGGATGAGGTCGCGTCGCTCAGCGATGCCCAGCGCCTGATGGTCATCCAGCACCAATTGCCCGATGCCGTGGGGCCACTGCTGGACATCAGCGCCCTGAAGTGTTTCCCGCTGGGCCTCAATGCGGAACGGACCCTGGTGGAGGGCCGCTGCGTGCGCATCGGCAATGCGGCGCAGACCCTGCATCCGGTGGCCGGGCAGGGGCTGAATCTGGGTCTGCGGGATGCGTTCTCGCTGGTGGAGGCCTTGCGGCGGCAAGCGTCGGTGGACGCGGCGCTGCGCCGGGTGGAGTTCCAACGTGCGCCGGACCGTTGGGCCACCATCGTCACCACCGATGCCCTGGCCCGCAGCTTTGTCTGGCGGTGGCCCGGTCTGCCGGCTGCGCGAGGCATGGGTCTGGCCGCGCTGCAAGCCCTGCCCCCCGTCAAGCGGATGCTTGCACAACAGATGATGTTTGGCCGCCGGTGA
- a CDS encoding MFS transporter — translation MTAASSDWAQPGTPAYRRITVALFLAGFTTFSLLYSVQPLLPLFAQEFQVGAAASALSLSLATGCLAFAILCAGALSESMDRRRLMFASMTLAALLNLLASLLPSWHGLLLARAVEGLVLGGVPAVAMAYLAEEIHPGGLGRAMGQYVGGTAFGGMMGRVGVSVLSDAFGWRPALLIVSGVGLLAAAGFWWLLPPSKHFVRRQGVKLSDHVSAWRAHLTHPALPFLFAMGFLMMGTFVAFYNYAGFRLMRAPFSLSQSAIGLIFCAYLFGIVASTTAGGLSDRVGRAPALLTGIGLAMAGVLLGLSSWLPVVIVGIVLLTIGFFVAHSVSSAWVGALGGRSKGHAASLYLLAYYVGSSTLGAFGGWFWDHQGWPALVVYVVTLLVTAFGAALVLRGRTSRPAQ, via the coding sequence GTGACCGCTGCTTCCAGTGACTGGGCCCAGCCCGGCACCCCGGCTTATCGCCGTATCACAGTCGCCCTGTTCCTCGCGGGTTTCACCACGTTCTCGCTGCTCTACAGCGTGCAGCCGCTGCTGCCGCTGTTTGCGCAGGAGTTTCAGGTGGGGGCCGCAGCGAGCGCCTTGTCGCTCTCGCTGGCCACCGGCTGCCTGGCCTTTGCCATCCTGTGCGCGGGCGCGCTCTCGGAGAGCATGGACCGGCGTCGGCTGATGTTTGCCTCGATGACGCTGGCTGCGCTGCTCAACCTGCTGGCGTCGCTGCTGCCCAGCTGGCATGGTTTGCTGCTGGCCCGCGCGGTGGAAGGCTTGGTGCTGGGCGGTGTGCCTGCCGTGGCCATGGCGTATCTGGCGGAGGAAATTCATCCCGGCGGCCTGGGGCGCGCCATGGGGCAGTATGTGGGGGGCACGGCCTTTGGCGGCATGATGGGCCGTGTGGGTGTGAGCGTCTTGAGTGATGCGTTTGGCTGGAGGCCCGCACTGTTGATCGTCAGCGGGGTGGGGCTGTTGGCGGCGGCGGGTTTCTGGTGGCTGCTGCCGCCCTCCAAGCACTTTGTGCGTCGGCAGGGTGTGAAGCTGTCGGACCATGTGTCGGCCTGGCGTGCGCACCTGACGCATCCGGCCTTGCCTTTTCTGTTTGCCATGGGCTTCCTGATGATGGGAACGTTTGTGGCGTTCTACAACTACGCGGGCTTCCGTCTGATGCGGGCGCCGTTTTCGCTTAGCCAGAGCGCCATCGGGCTGATCTTCTGCGCCTATCTGTTTGGCATCGTGGCTTCGACCACGGCAGGTGGGCTGTCAGACCGGGTGGGGCGTGCGCCTGCCTTGCTGACGGGCATCGGTCTGGCGATGGCGGGGGTGTTGCTGGGCCTGTCGAGCTGGCTGCCGGTGGTGATTGTTGGCATCGTATTGCTGACCATCGGTTTTTTCGTTGCGCATTCGGTCAGCAGCGCCTGGGTGGGTGCGCTGGGTGGCCGCAGCAAGGGCCATGCGGCGTCGCTGTATCTGTTGGCCTACTACGTGGGGTCCAGCACGCTGGGCGCGTTTGGCGGCTGGTTCTGGGACCACCAGGGGTGGCCGGCACTGGTGGTGTATGTGGTGACGCTGCTGGTCACGGCGTTTGGGGCTGCGCTGGTGCTTCGGGGCAGAACTTCGCGCCCCGCTCAGTGA
- a CDS encoding potassium channel beta subunit family protein, translated as MQYRRLGRSGLQVSELSLGSWVTYHNQVDISAAVEMMAAARDAGVNFFDNAEVYALGKSEEIMGQVFRQLGWARHTYVVSTKFYWGLEREGVTVNFQNTLNRKYLMQAIDGSLKRMQLDFIDLVYCHRPDPNTPIEETVRAMSDMITQGKALYWGTSEWSAADIRAAYEIAERHHLHKPVMEQPQYNLFHRQRVEQEYARLYEDIGLGLTTWSPLASGLLTGKYRSGIPDGSRASLDNMSWMREQLQDKAKNEAVTQLEVIAKALGCTLAQLAIAWINRNPRVSTVILGASRLSQLQDNLGALTVTPKLTTELIQRIDDITRPLAA; from the coding sequence ATGCAATACCGCCGTTTGGGCCGCAGTGGCCTGCAAGTTTCCGAGTTGTCGTTGGGGTCATGGGTGACGTATCACAACCAGGTGGACATCAGCGCCGCCGTGGAAATGATGGCCGCTGCCCGCGACGCCGGGGTGAACTTCTTCGACAACGCCGAGGTCTATGCCCTGGGCAAGAGCGAAGAAATCATGGGCCAGGTGTTCCGCCAGTTGGGCTGGGCTCGCCACACCTATGTGGTGTCCACCAAGTTCTACTGGGGCCTGGAGCGCGAAGGCGTCACCGTCAACTTCCAGAACACACTCAACCGCAAATACCTGATGCAGGCCATTGATGGCTCGCTCAAGCGGATGCAGCTGGATTTCATCGACCTCGTGTATTGCCACCGCCCGGACCCGAACACGCCCATCGAAGAAACGGTGCGGGCCATGAGTGACATGATCACGCAGGGCAAGGCCTTGTATTGGGGAACCAGCGAATGGAGCGCTGCGGACATCCGCGCGGCCTATGAAATTGCGGAGCGCCATCACCTGCACAAGCCGGTGATGGAGCAACCTCAATACAACCTTTTCCACCGCCAGCGGGTGGAGCAGGAATATGCCCGCCTGTATGAAGACATCGGCCTGGGCCTGACCACCTGGAGCCCGTTGGCGTCGGGTCTGCTCACCGGCAAATATCGCAGCGGTATTCCGGACGGCAGCCGGGCGTCGCTGGACAACATGAGCTGGATGCGCGAGCAGTTGCAGGACAAGGCCAAGAATGAAGCAGTGACCCAGTTGGAAGTCATTGCGAAGGCGCTGGGTTGCACGCTGGCGCAACTGGCCATCGCCTGGATCAACCGCAACCCACGGGTATCGACCGTCATCCTTGGGGCCAGCCGGCTGTCCCAATTGCAGGACAACCTCGGCGCCTTGACCGTCACACCGAAGCTCACAACCGAACTGATCCAACGCATCGACGACATCACCCGGCCTCTGGCGGCGTGA